In the Engraulis encrasicolus isolate BLACKSEA-1 chromosome 9, IST_EnEncr_1.0, whole genome shotgun sequence genome, one interval contains:
- the LOC134455733 gene encoding E3 SUMO-protein ligase ZBED1-like, whose translation MERMKKSSVWDHFIKINDTDVRCTVCDRVLKYNSSTSSMLYHLKARHFKGFTGENSRQSQPAASTDMLDGRKCGKRRSQAITQKIYRMIEKDMLPVDFVNAEGFVELLEFIEPNYKVPSHQTIASCIEEHFVEKKDELKACLSGVECVTIATDCWTALPTENHVTVTCHWTDKDWQVKSAVLQTKTLPGRHSADNLAATLKEVVDDWGLTGRVLACVYDNASNIMSAKVPVWVAVTCFAHALQLVINDAFKPFVYKVISAAGKLVWYFSHNTIAAIALEAKQEQLQLPKHKLIQSSKTRWTSVFDMFERLLEQRWAVTAILSDHTITAPQDAETLEITDEFWAIMADLKPVLETLKCATTVMSSEKTVAISYIYPITFSIINKHMANAAGDRPQVAEFKAAVRQSLSERMEVECNERLVSMPAMIASALDPRHKHLPFLSREKRQAVLCKLKDLCTELESAPIEEDMDGDEEPGAADGEGGDAVMAGPSNGASLNESAMSMLLGDDYSMTDVKDPQCEVDTYAKDSRPSLQSNPLDWWRANQTRFPRLASLAGRFLCVPATAVPPEEAFSAAGLETDRLRTRLTPEHVDMLVFLNRNK comes from the exons ATGGAGCGTATGAAGAAAAGTAGCGTTTGGGACCATTTCATTAAAATCAATGACACTGACGTGCGTTGCACTGTCTGCGATAGAGTGCTGAAATACAATAGCAGCACATCATCTATGTTATATCACCTGAAAGCGCGACACTTTAAAGGCTTCACAGGTGAGAATAGTCGCCAAAGCCAGCCTGCCGCATCTACCGACATGCTGGATGGTAGGAAATGTGGCAAACGGCGCTCACAGGCCATCACCCAAAAGATTTACAGAATGATCGAAAAGGATATGCTGCCTGTTGATTTTGTAAATGCAGAGGGCTTTGTAGAGCTTCTTGAGTTCATTGAACCCAACTACAAAGTGCCATCTCACCAGACCATAGCCTCATGCATCGAAGAGCATTTTGTCGAGAAAAAAGATGAGCTCAAAGCATGCCTTTCTGGCGTTGAATGTGTAACCATTGCGACAGACTGCTGGACAGCACTACCTACAGAGAATCATGTGACGGTGACCTGCCATTGGACTGATAAGGACTGGCAGGTTAAATCAGCAGTACTCCAGACAAAGACTTTGCCGGGCAGACACAGCGCTGACAACCTGGCTGCAACACTAAAGGAAGTGGTAGATGACTGGGGGTTGACGGGGAGGGTGCTCGCATGTGTCTATGACAATGCCAGTAACATCATGTCTGCCAAAGTTCCTGTGTGGGTAGCGGTGACGTGTTTTGCCCATGCTCTGCAACTGGTGATCAATGATGCATTCAAGCCGTTCGTGTACAAAGTAATATCTGCGGCCGGCAAGCTAGTTTGGTATTTTAGCCACAACACCATAGCCGCGATTGCACTCGAGGCCAAACAGGAGCAGTTGCAGCTCCCCAAACACAAGCTCATCCAGTCCAGCAAAACCAGGTGGACCTCTGTGTTCGACATGTTTGAGAGGCTTCTTGAACAACGGTGGGCAGTGACGGCCATCTTGTCTGACCACACCATCACAGCACCTCAGGATGCCGAAACACTTGAGATTACGGACGAATTCTGGGCAATAATGGCTGATCTTAAACCGGTCCTGGAAACCCTGAAATGTGCAACTACAGTCATGTCCTCTGAGAAGACTGTGGCGATCTCCTACATCTATCCCATCACCTTCAGCATCATCAACAAGCACATGGCCAATGCTGCCGGCGACAGGCCGCAGGTAGCAGAGTTCAAGGCAGCAGTTCGACAGTCATTAAGTGAACGCATGGAG GTTGAGTGCAACGAACGCTTGGTTTCTATGCCAGCGATGATCGCCTCTGCCCTGGACCCTCGCCACAAACACCTCCCGTTTCTGTCAAGAGAGAAAAGGCAGGCGGTTCTCTGCAAACTTAAGGACCTGTGCACTGAGCTGGAGAGTGCCCCTATTGAGGAGGACATGGACGGAGACGAAGAGCCAGGTGCTGCAGATGGAGAAGGGGGTGATGCTGTAATGGCGGGCCCATCCAATGGAGCCAGCCTCAACGAGAGCGCCATGAGCATGCTGCTGGGAGACGATTACAGCATGACTGATGTCAAAGACCCGCAGTGCGAGGTGGATACGTACGCGAAGGACAGCCGGCCCTCGCTTCAAAGCAACCCGCTCGATTGGTGGAGGGCGAACCAGACGCGCTTCCCCAGACTGGCGAGCTTGGCAGGACGCTTCCTTTGCGTCCCAGCCACGGCCGTGCCACCAGAGGAGGCTTTCTCTGCTGCAGGCCTCGAAACTGATCGGCTGCGTACTCGCCTGACCCCGGAGCACGTAGACATGCTTGTGTTCTTGAACAGAAATAAATGA
- the eif1b gene encoding eukaryotic translation initiation factor 1b: MSSIQNLQTFDPFADATKGDDKIPAGTEDKIHIRIQQRNGRKTLTTVQGIAHDYDKKKLVKAFKKKFACNGTVIEHPEYGEVIQLQGDQRKNICQFLLEINIVKEEQLKVHGF; this comes from the exons ATGTCCTCTATCCAGAATCTCCAAACTTTCG ATCCCTTTGCTGATGCAACCAAGGGTGACGACAAAATCCCGGCAGGGACAGAGGATAAAATCCACATAAGGATTCAGCAGCGGAACGGGCGGAAAACCCTTACCACTGTGCAGGGTATCGCACATGATTACGACAAGAAGAAGCTGGTGAAGGCCTTCAAAAAG aaaTTTGCCTGCAATGGCACTGTGATTGAGCACCCTGAGTACGGGGAGGTGATCCAACTGCAGGGAGACCAGAGGAAAAACATCTGCCAGTTCCTCCTGGAG ATAAACATTGTGAAGGAGGAGCAGCTGAAGGTGCACGGCTTCTAG